Proteins from one Flammeovirgaceae bacterium genomic window:
- a CDS encoding IS3 family transposase — protein MAYLEEHHKLSHAQACKLVGCSRTNKYYEKRMPAKDAVVKKAIEEVIGSSRKGRTKVIKLVQKKYPELGDSKIRRVYENEGFSLSKKLRRRIKDNPANPISIPLKANQEWAMDFMSDALESGRRIRTLNIIDHFNRQCKGIEVDFNLPARRVIEIVERAIERYGKPLRIRTDNGPEFRSKRFQLWMDDNHIEWSRIQKGKPQQNAIIERFNKTYREDVLDANLFYSIEQANEVSQKWVDDYNHERPHQSLNYQTPMAYAA, from the coding sequence TTGGCATACTTGGAAGAGCACCACAAGTTAAGCCATGCTCAGGCGTGTAAATTAGTAGGATGTTCACGGACCAATAAATATTATGAAAAGCGAATGCCTGCTAAAGATGCCGTAGTAAAAAAAGCGATTGAAGAAGTTATTGGCAGCAGCCGTAAAGGAAGGACAAAAGTGATCAAACTGGTACAGAAAAAATATCCAGAACTGGGGGACAGCAAAATCCGCAGGGTATATGAGAACGAAGGTTTTTCGTTGAGTAAAAAATTGCGCAGACGGATTAAAGACAACCCCGCCAATCCTATTTCTATTCCATTAAAAGCTAATCAGGAATGGGCAATGGATTTTATGAGTGATGCGTTGGAGAGTGGCCGAAGGATTCGAACACTCAACATCATTGATCACTTCAATCGTCAGTGCAAAGGAATTGAAGTGGATTTCAATTTGCCCGCTAGAAGAGTAATTGAAATTGTTGAACGTGCCATTGAGCGTTATGGAAAACCACTTAGAATCCGTACCGACAATGGTCCTGAGTTTCGCTCCAAACGCTTTCAGTTATGGATGGACGATAACCACATCGAATGGAGCCGTATCCAAAAAGGAAAACCCCAGCAGAACGCCATCATCGAACGCTTCAACAAAACGTATCGTGAAGATGTGCTGGACGCCAACTTGTTTTATTCCATTGAACAAGCAAACGAGGTGTCGCAAAAATGGGTAGATGACTACAACCATGAGCGGCCACATCAATCGCTCAACTATCAAACACCAATGGCTTATGCAGCATAA
- a CDS encoding ribulose-phosphate 3-epimerase, with translation MKPIVAPSILAADFANLESEVKMINESDADWVHVDIMDGVFVPNLSMGVPVVKAIGKHATKPLDVHLMIVHPERYVDAFYEAGASIISVHIEASPHLHRTVQQIKALGIKAGVAINPHTGVEQLEDILNDIDLVCMMSVNPGFGGQKFIGNTYKKVEQLKSMIDRVGAKVQIEIDGGVNLQNAKPLMEAGADVLVAGNFVFSSPSPTKVIGQLKGLVFGKEFDSK, from the coding sequence ATGAAACCAATCGTTGCCCCCTCCATATTAGCGGCCGATTTTGCCAACCTGGAAAGTGAAGTGAAAATGATAAACGAAAGCGATGCCGACTGGGTACATGTGGATATCATGGATGGCGTTTTTGTCCCCAATTTGTCCATGGGGGTACCGGTGGTCAAAGCCATTGGGAAACACGCCACCAAACCCCTTGACGTGCACCTGATGATTGTTCACCCGGAGCGCTACGTGGATGCCTTTTATGAGGCCGGTGCCTCCATCATATCCGTGCATATCGAAGCCAGCCCTCATTTGCACAGGACGGTACAGCAAATAAAGGCCCTCGGTATCAAAGCAGGCGTGGCCATCAATCCACATACCGGGGTGGAGCAGTTGGAGGACATCCTCAACGATATTGACCTCGTGTGCATGATGTCCGTCAATCCTGGCTTCGGGGGGCAAAAGTTTATTGGGAATACCTACAAAAAGGTGGAACAGCTTAAATCCATGATTGACCGCGTGGGTGCGAAAGTGCAAATTGAAATAGATGGAGGGGTGAACCTACAGAACGCAAAACCGTTAATGGAGGCTGGCGCGGATGTATTGGTGGCAGGGAATTTTGTTTTCTCTTCCCCAAGCCCCACGAAAGTGATAGGACAGCTGAAGGGATTGGTTTTCGGCAAGGAATTTGATTCAAAATAA
- a CDS encoding toxin-antitoxin system YwqK family antitoxin produces MKLIRLLFIVGLLISCSAQEQKKEYFDNGQLKEQIPLKNNTLNGEYEAFYESGQLRAQGIYKNGKMTGSWKYWYLNGQLLSEASYNDEGELIDLKAWDDSGKQTIKDCTGKAILLYPDGKQMSQVSYRRCKMHGQWITWFENGQIESEIYYEEGIPVGTWKYWNPDGTIQKVESYDKGVFR; encoded by the coding sequence ATGAAATTGATTAGATTATTATTCATCGTTGGGCTCTTAATTTCATGTTCTGCACAGGAACAAAAGAAAGAGTACTTTGACAATGGTCAATTGAAGGAACAAATTCCGTTAAAGAACAACACCCTTAATGGAGAATATGAAGCCTTTTATGAAAGCGGTCAATTGAGAGCTCAAGGCATTTACAAAAATGGAAAGATGACGGGCTCTTGGAAATATTGGTACTTAAATGGCCAACTTCTGAGCGAGGCTTCATATAATGATGAAGGTGAATTAATTGACCTTAAGGCATGGGATGATTCTGGAAAGCAAACAATAAAGGATTGTACTGGGAAAGCCATTCTATTGTATCCTGATGGGAAACAAATGAGTCAAGTTTCCTATAGAAGATGTAAAATGCATGGTCAATGGATTACATGGTTTGAGAATGGTCAGATTGAAAGTGAAATCTATTACGAAGAGGGCATTCCTGTGGGTACGTGGAAATATTGGAATCCTGACGGAACCATTCAAAAAGTTGAGAGCTATGATAAGGGAGTATTCCGATAA
- a CDS encoding S8 family peptidase has protein sequence MARSSFCWYWLLLAQVAMAQEGRYAVFFTDKTGTSYSAEAPLEFLSQKSIDRRIKNGVMVSEEDFPVNKSYVSQVGALGADILYTSRWMNAAIVQLDDGELGSISQLAFVASYEYLGPKAVLPGGRARTKKGRKDSGIGVVNQVQLSMLGLDDMHADDIYGQGVAIAVFDSGFPGVDQADAFKAMLDNGQVSYTQDIVGKSGNVYQYDDHGTEVLSIMAASQAGTYLGAAPQATYQLYVTEDVGSEYRIEEYNWLVAAEKADSAGADIIHSSLGYNIFDDPAMDYATSQLDGKTTVVSRAAKTALAKGIFVVVSAGNEGNTSWSLVNPPADVEGVLAVGAVTSMGNRSNFSSVGPTADGRIKPDVVALGSGVSVIKGNGDTGFTSGTSAAAPLATGLVAGLVQAFPTLSVPELYDLVIASGSMFANPDNQKGYGVPNYLQAKIIASGEAPTTTATVCLYPNPVTGDTVKLELKVPIGQLATIAIFNLKGQQVLKTQGNITYSNHPVVLDVSGLGAGLYILKVETEGILRTIRLVKL, from the coding sequence ATGGCAAGGAGTAGCTTTTGCTGGTACTGGTTGTTACTTGCCCAGGTGGCCATGGCCCAGGAAGGCAGGTATGCCGTTTTCTTTACAGACAAAACAGGAACATCCTATTCAGCGGAGGCCCCTCTTGAATTCCTTTCGCAGAAAAGCATCGATAGGAGGATCAAAAACGGGGTGATGGTATCGGAAGAAGATTTTCCCGTAAACAAAAGTTATGTCAGCCAGGTTGGGGCGTTAGGGGCGGACATATTGTACACCTCGCGTTGGATGAACGCTGCCATAGTCCAGTTGGATGATGGGGAGTTGGGCAGCATTTCCCAGTTGGCTTTTGTGGCCTCCTACGAATACCTGGGGCCCAAAGCGGTCCTGCCAGGGGGCAGGGCAAGGACGAAAAAGGGCAGGAAGGATTCGGGCATAGGCGTGGTCAACCAGGTGCAGTTAAGCATGTTGGGCCTGGACGATATGCATGCAGATGACATTTATGGGCAAGGGGTGGCCATCGCTGTTTTCGATAGTGGCTTTCCCGGGGTGGACCAGGCCGATGCTTTTAAGGCAATGCTGGACAATGGGCAGGTGTCCTACACGCAGGATATAGTGGGAAAATCGGGAAATGTTTATCAGTATGACGATCATGGCACGGAAGTGCTTTCCATCATGGCGGCCAGCCAGGCTGGCACGTACCTGGGGGCAGCCCCACAGGCCACCTATCAGCTGTACGTGACGGAAGATGTGGGCAGTGAATATAGGATAGAAGAATACAACTGGCTGGTGGCCGCGGAAAAAGCCGATAGTGCGGGCGCTGACATTATACACTCGTCCCTGGGGTACAATATTTTTGACGACCCTGCCATGGATTATGCAACAAGCCAGTTGGACGGAAAAACCACAGTGGTGAGCCGTGCGGCCAAAACGGCCCTTGCAAAAGGCATTTTTGTGGTGGTGAGCGCTGGCAATGAGGGCAACACTTCCTGGTCGCTGGTCAACCCACCAGCCGATGTCGAAGGTGTCCTGGCGGTGGGGGCCGTCACCAGTATGGGGAACCGGAGCAACTTCAGTTCCGTGGGGCCCACTGCCGATGGAAGGATAAAGCCGGATGTGGTGGCCTTGGGCTCGGGCGTATCCGTTATCAAGGGCAATGGGGACACCGGCTTTACCAGTGGCACCTCTGCGGCTGCCCCCCTGGCCACAGGCCTTGTGGCAGGGCTTGTCCAGGCGTTTCCCACATTGAGCGTTCCTGAATTGTACGACCTGGTCATTGCCTCGGGAAGCATGTTTGCCAACCCTGACAACCAGAAAGGATATGGGGTGCCTAATTATTTGCAGGCAAAAATCATCGCATCGGGGGAGGCGCCCACTACCACGGCAACGGTTTGCCTGTACCCCAATCCGGTAACGGGCGATACGGTAAAACTGGAATTGAAGGTGCCCATAGGACAGTTGGCAACCATTGCCATCTTCAACCTAAAAGGGCAGCAGGTATTAAAAACGCAGGGCAATATCACTTACTCCAACCACCCCGTGGTGTTGGACGTTTCCGGCCTGGGTGCAGGGCTTTATATTCTAAAAGTGGAAACAGAAGGTATTTTAAGGACTATCCGGCTGGTAAAATTATAG
- a CDS encoding PorT family protein — MKKTVFLVCLVAAFGCAQNADAQAQFALGIKGGLNIAKFDISQGASNIDNRTGYHGGAFALFKFAKFGIQPEILFSKQGSDYKVNTDSYEANFDYINIPVLLKLYLVAGLNIQAGPQFGFLTTSELKQTISGITTTQDVKDQLDKKSDTSIAVGAGWDLPFGLTLDARYNFGLSDFKLNNGPDLKNKVLQVSVGYKFIKAGK; from the coding sequence ATGAAAAAGACAGTTTTCCTTGTTTGCCTGGTGGCGGCATTCGGATGTGCACAAAACGCAGATGCCCAGGCCCAGTTTGCCCTGGGGATCAAAGGCGGGCTCAATATCGCCAAGTTCGACATTAGCCAGGGGGCTTCCAATATCGATAACCGTACCGGCTATCACGGTGGGGCATTTGCCTTGTTCAAGTTTGCCAAATTCGGTATCCAACCTGAAATCCTTTTTTCAAAGCAGGGAAGCGATTATAAGGTGAACACCGATAGCTATGAGGCCAACTTTGATTACATCAATATACCCGTGCTATTGAAACTGTACCTGGTGGCCGGGCTTAATATCCAGGCAGGGCCGCAGTTTGGGTTCCTCACTACATCGGAGCTCAAGCAAACGATTTCAGGCATCACCACCACCCAGGACGTGAAGGACCAGCTCGACAAGAAGTCGGATACCTCCATTGCCGTGGGCGCAGGCTGGGACTTGCCCTTTGGCCTTACTTTGGACGCCCGGTACAACTTTGGGCTTTCTGATTTTAAGTTGAACAATGGCCCGGACCTCAAAAACAAAGTGCTACAGGTTTCTGTCGGCTATAAGTTTATCAAGGCGGGGAAATAG
- a CDS encoding bifunctional folylpolyglutamate synthase/dihydrofolate synthase, translating into MTYQQTLDYLYTELPMFQRVGPAALKPDLRNTLLLCGSLGNPQHQFKSIHVGGTNGKGSSSHMIAAILQSQGYKTGLYTSPHLKEFTERIKLNGIEIPREEVVSFVDRIRPQIAQIKPSFFEITVAMAFDFFARQKVDFAVIEVGLGGRLDSTNVIVPLVALITNIGYDHKDLLGGTLGAIASEKAGIIKHNSRVVISERQPEIENVFVGKARMVGASIKFAQDYFKVGPVGADGHFVVQRTGAHDNKQMKSGLVGGYQRKNLAGVLAVVDELIGLGHVVSEEAIEKGIANTVLLTGLKGRWQQLGTNPLVYCDTAHNAEGIEEVLHIISTIPYKKLHIVFGMVKDKDSHAVLSRLPKDAIYYFCQAKIPRALDANTLAERAAAVGLSGHVVGEVTAAIKMARAGAGTDDLVFIGGSTFVVAEIENL; encoded by the coding sequence ATGACCTACCAGCAAACGCTTGACTATTTGTACACGGAACTGCCGATGTTCCAACGGGTGGGTCCTGCGGCATTAAAGCCCGACCTTCGCAACACCCTACTGTTGTGCGGGTCCCTGGGCAACCCACAGCATCAGTTCAAGTCCATCCATGTGGGGGGCACCAATGGAAAGGGAAGCTCCAGCCACATGATCGCGGCCATACTGCAAAGCCAAGGGTATAAAACGGGCCTCTATACTTCCCCGCACCTCAAGGAATTTACGGAACGCATAAAGCTCAACGGCATCGAAATCCCCCGGGAGGAGGTGGTAAGCTTTGTGGACCGGATAAGGCCACAGATTGCCCAAATCAAGCCCTCTTTTTTTGAGATCACGGTAGCGATGGCCTTTGATTTTTTTGCACGCCAAAAAGTTGACTTTGCCGTAATCGAGGTGGGACTGGGGGGAAGGCTGGATTCCACTAACGTGATTGTGCCACTTGTTGCCTTGATTACCAACATTGGATATGACCACAAGGATTTGCTCGGGGGCACACTGGGCGCAATTGCCTCAGAAAAGGCAGGCATCATCAAGCACAACAGCAGGGTGGTGATCAGTGAACGCCAGCCTGAAATAGAAAATGTGTTTGTTGGAAAGGCCCGCATGGTAGGTGCTTCAATAAAATTCGCACAAGATTATTTTAAGGTGGGGCCCGTAGGTGCCGATGGCCATTTTGTGGTTCAAAGGACAGGTGCCCATGACAACAAACAGATGAAATCGGGATTGGTAGGCGGTTATCAAAGGAAAAACTTGGCCGGGGTACTTGCCGTGGTTGACGAATTGATAGGATTGGGGCATGTTGTTTCGGAAGAAGCCATTGAAAAAGGCATTGCCAATACCGTTTTGCTCACCGGCCTGAAAGGGCGCTGGCAACAATTGGGCACAAACCCGCTGGTGTATTGTGACACCGCCCACAATGCGGAGGGCATTGAGGAGGTGCTCCATATCATAAGCACCATACCCTATAAAAAACTGCACATCGTTTTTGGGATGGTGAAGGACAAAGACAGCCATGCCGTGCTGTCCCGGTTGCCCAAAGACGCCATCTATTATTTTTGCCAGGCAAAGATACCCAGGGCCCTGGACGCCAACACCCTGGCGGAGCGGGCGGCAGCCGTGGGTTTGAGCGGCCATGTTGTGGGGGAGGTGACAGCGGCCATAAAAATGGCCAGGGCCGGGGCAGGAACGGATGACCTGGTTTTTATTGGGGGCAGTACCTTTGTGGTGGCCGAGATCGAAAACCTGTAA
- the trmB gene encoding tRNA (guanosine(46)-N7)-methyltransferase TrmB, with protein sequence MKSKLARFKVIAERENVLEPGKELYFAIKGNWNKCYFKNENPITLELACGRGEYSVGMAAMFPDRNFVGVDIKGDRIWKGSTWAVEQNLANVAFLRAQIHTIGNFFNENEVDEIWLTFPDPRPKKRDVKRRLSNNWFFDLYKKILKPGGIFRLKTDNTGLFEFTLDELRQRNDIDDLKTTFDVYQSEFKEEVMGIKTRYEEMFAQKGESIKYLRFRFKG encoded by the coding sequence ATGAAAAGCAAACTAGCCAGGTTTAAGGTCATTGCCGAACGGGAAAATGTATTGGAGCCCGGCAAGGAGTTGTACTTTGCCATTAAGGGAAACTGGAACAAATGCTATTTTAAAAACGAAAACCCTATCACCCTGGAGCTGGCCTGTGGAAGGGGCGAATACTCGGTGGGGATGGCCGCCATGTTTCCTGACAGGAATTTTGTGGGGGTGGATATAAAAGGGGACAGGATTTGGAAGGGCAGTACCTGGGCGGTGGAACAAAACCTGGCCAACGTGGCGTTTCTGCGGGCGCAAATCCACACGATAGGAAATTTTTTCAACGAAAATGAAGTGGACGAAATCTGGTTGACATTTCCCGACCCCAGGCCGAAAAAAAGGGACGTTAAACGGAGGCTGTCCAACAACTGGTTTTTTGATCTATACAAAAAAATATTGAAGCCCGGGGGTATCTTTAGGCTAAAGACGGACAATACAGGGTTGTTCGAATTTACCCTGGACGAACTGCGGCAGCGAAACGACATTGATGATTTAAAAACGACTTTTGACGTGTACCAGTCGGAATTCAAGGAAGAGGTGATGGGGATCAAAACCCGGTATGAGGAAATGTTTGCGCAAAAAGGGGAAAGCATCAAATACCTTCGCTTTCGGTTCAAAGGGTAA
- a CDS encoding penicillin-binding protein activator LpoB, producing the protein MKTVFLMLAGSVLLLGCARSVSRIDPGTSIDLSGRWNDTDSRAVAEKMTQDLLASNSFKAYAKDKGKKPAIIVGWVLNKTSEHIDAQNFIKKIELTIFNSGIADLVESDTFRDKLREERAQQQDFSSSGTAAQWGLEAGADLMLFGEMTSETDVYHNKRVVNYIVTLFLTDMETNKRVWYGQKEIKKFIKN; encoded by the coding sequence ATGAAGACGGTTTTTCTGATGTTGGCGGGCAGTGTGCTGTTACTGGGCTGTGCCCGTTCCGTTTCGCGCATTGACCCTGGCACTTCCATAGACCTTAGCGGGAGGTGGAACGATACGGACTCAAGGGCCGTGGCGGAAAAAATGACACAAGACCTGCTTGCCAGCAACAGTTTCAAGGCGTATGCAAAGGACAAAGGCAAAAAGCCCGCCATCATTGTGGGTTGGGTCCTCAACAAGACAAGCGAGCACATTGACGCCCAAAATTTCATTAAAAAAATAGAACTTACCATTTTCAACTCGGGAATAGCCGATCTGGTGGAGTCGGACACGTTCAGGGACAAGTTGCGGGAAGAGCGTGCCCAGCAACAAGACTTTTCCAGCAGTGGGACAGCCGCGCAATGGGGCCTGGAAGCGGGGGCAGACCTGATGTTGTTTGGGGAGATGACTTCCGAAACGGACGTTTACCACAATAAGCGCGTGGTAAATTATATCGTCACGTTGTTCCTCACCGATATGGAGACCAATAAGCGCGTATGGTACGGGCAGAAAGAGATAAAGAAATTTATTAAAAACTAA
- a CDS encoding transposase, with amino-acid sequence MKKIRFTEAQIIGILNEQSQQGQKVSEICRKHGISEPTFYNWRSKYAGMKVDELKRLKELEYENSRLKKIVANQSLEIDAIKDLLTKKF; translated from the coding sequence ATGAAAAAGATTCGCTTTACCGAAGCCCAGATTATTGGGATTCTCAACGAACAATCACAACAGGGCCAGAAGGTTTCCGAGATATGCCGCAAACATGGCATCAGTGAGCCTACCTTTTACAACTGGCGCAGCAAGTACGCTGGTATGAAAGTGGATGAGCTCAAACGGCTCAAGGAACTGGAGTACGAAAATTCAAGATTGAAGAAAATTGTGGCCAACCAGAGCCTGGAGATTGACGCCATCAAGGATTTACTCACAAAAAAGTTCTAA
- the gyrA gene encoding DNA gyrase subunit A, whose translation MRGAYIDYSMSVIISRALPDVRDGLKPVHRRVLYGMQDLGVNYNKPYKKSARIVGEVLGKYHPHGDASVYDTMVRMAQDWSLRYTLVDGQGNFGSVDGDFAAAMRYTEARLKRIAEELLADINKDTVDFQPNFDDSLTEPTVLPAKIPNLLINGSSGIAVGMATNMAPHNLGEVVDGIIAYIDKRDITVPELMEYIKGPDFPTGGIIYGYSGVQQGFLNGRGRVVVRGKAEIVTHDNGKGQIIVTEIPYLVNKATMIERTAALVNEKKIEGISDIRDESDRDGYRVVYDLRKDAIPNIVLNNLYKYTHLQSSFGVNNVALVKGRPETLNLRDLIVHFVDHRHEVVTRRTQYDLNEAEKRAHILEGYLIALDNLDEVIALIRNSKDPDVAKAGLIERFKLTDIQAKAILEMRLQRLTGLEREKIENEYKELKALIAHLNEVLNNESMRMDIIKSELTEMKERYGDERRTEIVHSDDDLTVEDMIPNEDMVITISNQGYVKRTVLTDYRTQGRGGVGSKGVTTKEDDFTEHLFVAQAHNYLLIFTAFGKVYWKKVYEIPEGSKTSKGRAIQNLLNIEAGDTVRAVLKIKDLTDEEYIHSNYVILCTQKGTIKKTSLSAYSRPRANGITAITVHEGDKLLTAALTNGQNHILIAKSEGKAVHFDESDVRPMGRTASGVRGTTLESATDKVVGMICITSLDANVLVVSEKGYGKRSSIADYRITRRGGKGVKTINITEKTGKLVAIKEVADEDELMIINRSGISIRIKVDELRIMGRATQGVRLIKLNEDDAISSVEKIRKMEEPDSTITE comes from the coding sequence ATGAGAGGCGCCTACATCGATTATTCGATGTCGGTCATCATTTCCAGGGCCCTGCCCGATGTAAGGGACGGCCTGAAACCGGTGCACAGGCGGGTGCTTTATGGCATGCAGGACCTGGGCGTCAACTACAACAAGCCCTACAAGAAATCCGCGCGTATCGTAGGGGAGGTGCTGGGTAAGTACCACCCCCATGGCGATGCCTCCGTCTACGACACCATGGTGCGCATGGCCCAGGATTGGTCTTTGCGCTACACCCTGGTGGACGGGCAGGGCAACTTCGGCTCCGTGGATGGCGACTTTGCCGCGGCCATGAGGTACACCGAGGCCAGGCTGAAGCGCATTGCTGAAGAACTGCTGGCCGATATCAACAAAGACACTGTTGACTTTCAGCCCAACTTTGACGACTCCCTTACCGAGCCTACGGTGTTGCCCGCCAAAATCCCCAACCTGCTGATCAACGGCTCTTCAGGCATAGCCGTGGGCATGGCCACCAACATGGCCCCCCACAACCTCGGGGAAGTGGTGGACGGGATAATTGCCTACATCGATAAAAGGGACATCACGGTCCCTGAATTGATGGAGTACATCAAGGGCCCCGACTTCCCCACCGGTGGCATTATTTACGGTTACTCGGGGGTGCAGCAGGGGTTCCTCAACGGCAGGGGGCGCGTGGTGGTGCGCGGAAAGGCGGAGATAGTAACCCATGACAATGGCAAGGGCCAGATCATCGTTACCGAGATACCATACCTGGTGAACAAGGCAACCATGATTGAACGCACGGCCGCCCTGGTCAATGAAAAGAAGATAGAAGGAATTTCCGATATCCGGGACGAGTCCGACCGGGACGGCTACCGCGTGGTGTATGACCTGAGGAAGGACGCGATCCCCAACATTGTGCTCAACAACCTGTACAAGTACACGCACCTTCAGTCTTCGTTTGGTGTGAACAATGTGGCCTTGGTAAAGGGGAGGCCCGAGACCCTGAACCTGCGCGACCTGATTGTCCATTTTGTGGACCACCGGCATGAGGTGGTGACCCGAAGGACGCAGTATGACCTCAACGAGGCGGAAAAAAGGGCGCACATACTGGAAGGCTACCTCATCGCCCTGGACAACCTGGACGAGGTGATTGCCTTGATCCGCAACTCCAAGGACCCGGACGTGGCGAAGGCTGGCCTTATCGAGCGGTTTAAACTTACCGACATCCAGGCCAAGGCCATACTGGAAATGCGCTTGCAACGGTTGACAGGCCTGGAACGCGAGAAGATCGAAAATGAATACAAGGAACTAAAGGCCCTTATTGCCCATCTCAACGAAGTGCTTAACAACGAATCGATGAGGATGGACATCATCAAATCCGAGTTGACGGAAATGAAGGAGCGCTACGGGGATGAACGCAGGACGGAAATCGTTCACAGCGATGACGACCTCACCGTGGAGGACATGATCCCCAACGAGGATATGGTGATCACCATTTCCAACCAGGGGTATGTGAAAAGGACCGTGCTTACCGACTACCGCACCCAGGGAAGGGGCGGGGTAGGGTCGAAAGGCGTGACCACCAAGGAGGACGATTTTACCGAACACCTCTTTGTGGCCCAGGCCCACAATTACCTCCTGATATTCACCGCTTTTGGAAAAGTATATTGGAAGAAAGTGTACGAGATACCGGAGGGCAGCAAAACCTCCAAGGGACGTGCCATCCAAAACCTGTTGAACATTGAAGCGGGGGACACCGTAAGGGCTGTATTGAAAATCAAAGACCTGACGGACGAGGAGTACATCCACTCCAATTATGTGATCCTTTGCACCCAAAAGGGGACTATAAAAAAGACATCTTTGTCGGCATATTCCAGGCCGCGTGCCAATGGCATTACCGCCATCACCGTGCACGAAGGCGACAAACTGCTTACGGCTGCCCTTACCAACGGGCAAAACCATATTTTGATCGCCAAGAGTGAAGGCAAGGCCGTTCATTTTGACGAGTCGGACGTAAGGCCAATGGGCCGGACCGCCTCCGGTGTCAGGGGCACCACCCTGGAATCCGCCACCGACAAGGTCGTGGGCATGATCTGCATAACCAGCCTGGACGCCAATGTATTGGTGGTTTCGGAAAAAGGATATGGCAAAAGGTCTTCCATTGCCGATTACCGCATTACCCGCAGGGGGGGGAAAGGGGTAAAAACGATCAATATCACGGAAAAAACTGGCAAGCTTGTTGCAATAAAGGAGGTAGCTGACGAGGACGAACTGATGATCATCAACCGGTCCGGCATCAGCATCCGGATAAAAGTTGACGAACTCCGGATAATGGGCCGCGCCACCCAAGGGGTGAGGCTCATCAAATTGAATGAAGACGATGCCATTTCTTCCGTTGAAAAAATTAGAAAAATGGAAGAACCGGATTCGACAATAACCGAGTAA
- a CDS encoding tetratricopeptide repeat protein, with protein sequence MKKLLLFLFIVPFVVAAQKPVKPSLSKAEKALREGKFDEAKAIIDATVASEKFADNSKAWYLKGLIYGGIDTTSNEAYKSLIADPFPEAKAAFDKAYSLDKDKGSFINGPNGFPLLTEQVNAYFAQKYFDKALKAYQDDKDYPTALREVERTLYFVPNDTSILLNAGLFFAPSADEHQKSIEFLQRYLDNGGTSSDAYTMIFSAYRDQLKDNDKALETVMKAMKAHPENKDFPKYELDMYIRMGKLQDAKSAMERQAANDPNDAETRYFLGVINQQLGNNEEARKWYDESVKLDPKYFEPRLAIAELVFLEAKKIKAEMNQLGITAEDKKKRFELDKVLVENLKKALPYWEACEKISPDDEKVLDNLYSIYTDLDMQAQMQRIEKKMKALGLF encoded by the coding sequence ATGAAAAAATTACTTCTGTTCCTTTTTATTGTACCCTTTGTGGTGGCCGCCCAAAAGCCGGTAAAGCCGAGCCTGTCAAAGGCGGAAAAGGCCTTGCGCGAGGGCAAATTTGACGAGGCCAAAGCCATTATTGACGCTACCGTGGCCAGCGAAAAATTTGCCGACAACTCCAAGGCCTGGTATTTGAAAGGCCTGATCTATGGGGGCATCGACACGACCAGCAACGAGGCGTATAAATCCCTGATTGCGGATCCGTTCCCGGAGGCAAAGGCCGCTTTCGACAAGGCCTATTCCCTCGACAAGGACAAGGGCAGCTTTATCAATGGCCCCAATGGCTTCCCCTTGCTTACCGAGCAGGTAAACGCCTATTTTGCCCAGAAATATTTTGACAAGGCGCTTAAGGCCTACCAGGACGATAAGGATTACCCTACAGCATTGAGGGAAGTGGAAAGGACCCTCTACTTTGTGCCCAACGATACTTCCATTTTGTTGAATGCCGGTTTGTTTTTTGCCCCTTCCGCGGACGAACATCAAAAATCCATTGAGTTCCTGCAACGCTACCTCGACAACGGAGGCACTTCGTCCGATGCCTATACCATGATTTTTAGCGCCTACCGCGACCAGCTCAAGGACAATGACAAGGCCTTGGAAACCGTGATGAAGGCCATGAAGGCACACCCTGAAAACAAGGATTTTCCAAAATATGAACTGGACATGTACATCAGGATGGGCAAGCTGCAGGATGCCAAGTCGGCCATGGAACGCCAGGCCGCCAATGACCCCAACGATGCGGAGACCCGGTATTTTTTAGGCGTGATCAACCAGCAGTTGGGCAACAACGAGGAGGCTCGGAAATGGTATGATGAGTCGGTGAAACTCGATCCGAAGTATTTTGAGCCACGCCTGGCCATTGCGGAGCTTGTGTTTTTGGAAGCCAAAAAGATAAAGGCGGAAATGAACCAATTGGGCATCACTGCCGAAGACAAGAAGAAACGCTTTGAACTGGACAAGGTATTGGTGGAGAACCTGAAGAAGGCGTTGCCTTACTGGGAGGCCTGTGAGAAGATCAGCCCTGATGACGAAAAGGTACTGGACAACCTGTATTCAATCTACACCGACCTTGACATGCAGGCGCAGATGCAGCGCATAGAAAAGAAAATGAAGGCCTTGGGGCTCTTCTAG